Below is a genomic region from Tumebacillus amylolyticus.
GTGAGGAGCAGGACGGAAACAGCGGCGGCTCCAGTCGAGTTGGCACTTTCGACGTTGCCGTAGATTTGAACGGAAGCGGTCAGCGTTTTCCCCGGAATGTTCCCGGCGACGAGTACGACGGCACCGAATTCAGCGAGCGCTCGGGAAAAAGCGAGCATCGCGCCGCCGACCACACCGGAGCGCATCGCGGGGAAAATCACGCGCCAGAACGTGCCGGAGCGCGAGGCTCCCAACGTGAAGGACGCCTCCTCTTCCGTTGGGTCGAGTTCTTCGAGCAGGGGCTGGATCGTGCGGATTACAAACGGGAACGTAACGAAGATCATGGCGATGACGATGGCGGTTGGCTGGTAGACGATTTCAATGTCATACCCCTTCAAAAAACTGCCGAGCCAACTCTGCGGCCCGAGCAGGAGCAAGATCATCAACCCGCCGACGGCTGTCGGCAAAGCAAACGGCAGATCGACCAACGAGTTGAGGAGACGGCGTCCGGGAAATTTGTACCGAACGAGCACCCAGGCGATCAGCGTGCCGACGGCGGTGTTGATGACGGTGGCGATCAACGCCAATTTGATGGTGCGGTACACGGCATCCCACGCAATCGGCTGCGTGATGCTCTCGACGAACTTCGCCCAGCCGCCGGACAGTCCTTGGACGTAGACCCCGACGATCGGCACGACGATCAACAGCAGGAAATAGACGAGCACGGTGCTTTGTACACTGCGCTTCAGCCAGGAGTTTTTGACAACCATGACTTGGGATTGGCCCCCCTATTCATAAGATTTTCTAATGGGCGGTATTAGGATTTCTTATCCTGACGATACACAGCGTATTACAGACACCTGTCCTGTGTGACTTCATTCGACCGTTTTTTTTGAGAACAAGAAAAGGCTCCACCGCAACTCAAATCAGCCACGGCTCACGTTGTCGCTTGTCGCGTGGGTTGATGTAAGTGCTGGTGGAGCCTTCGGTGGTCCGATCGGCTCGTGTCGCATCTACGATTTTTCAAGTTCATTCAAGACTTTGCGGCCAGTTTGATGGGAGCCTTTGAGCTTTCGAGCGGGAAGCGGTGCTTTTCGGTGCGCTCGATTTGTGTGATTTGCGCACTGTGGACGGTGATGAGCACCGTTCCGTACTGCATGCCTTCCAACGCGTGCAAGATCTGTTGGACTTGCGGGGAGTTCGGGTCGGGTTTCAAAACGTTCTCCAACTGGATCACCTCTTGTATCAGTTTTTCTAATGGTTGTGATAAGATTTTGTTTTTCCTACAAAATCACTATGAATTATTGGTTTTACTATAAAATGGGCGACCGCCTTTTGTCAATCTTGTTCGAAAAAAAAGATCCCGACGCTATTGGCGCGGGATCACATGGTTTGCGACGATCTCGCCAACGGCGTGGGCGTCGCTTTTTTTCGCGGTGAGGTCTTCGTCGTGGTCGAGCGGGAGCAACGGGAAAAGCAACTCGGCCACTCGGTACGCTTCTTCCAGATGCGGGTAGCCGGAGAGGATGAACGTCTCGATCCCGAGGTCGGCGTACTCTTGCATGCGGGCAGCGACTGTTTGCGGGTCCCCGACGAGGGCACAGCCTGCACCGCTGCGCACGAGTCCGACGCCTGCCCAGAGGTTCGGGGAGACTTCGAGCGCGGCACGGCTGCGGTCTTTTTTGCCGCCGTGCAATTCTCCTTGGCGGCGCATGCCGACCGAGTCGTACTTGGCGAAGATCGCTTGGGCTTTCTCGATGGTCTCGTCGTCGACATAGGTCAGCAAGTCTTCGGCAGCCTCCCACGCGGCTTCCTCGGTTTCGCGCACGATGACGTGCAAGCGAATGCCGAAGCGAACGGTGCGGCCCTGCTCGGCGGCGAGGGCGCGGACGCGCTCGATTTTTTCCTTGACTTGGGCAGGCGGTTCGCCCCATGTGAGATACACGTCGATGTGCTTGGCGGCGACGGGCAGAGCGGCCGGTGACGAGCCTCCGAAGAACAACGGCGGGTACGGCGATTGCACGGGCGGGAGCATCTGCTGCCCGTCTTGAATCTTGAGATGGTCGCCGTCGAAGTCGATTTTTTCACCGCTGCACAGCGCACGCCAGACTGTCAGGAATTCGTCGGTTACGTCATAGCGCGCGTCATGGTCGAGGAACAGACCCTCTGCCGCAAGTTCGACAGGGTCGCCGCCGGTGACGACGTTGATCAAGCAACGGCCGTTTGAGAGACGGTCGAGGGAATTCGCCATGCGGGCGGCGGTGGCGGGCATCATCAGGCCGGGACGCATCGCAACGAGAAATCGCAGGCGTTCGGTGGAGGAAAGTAGAGACGCGGCGGTGACCCATGCGTCCTCGCAGGAGCGTCCGGTGGGGAGCAAGACCCCGTAATAGCCGAGATCGTCCGCCGCCTGGGCGATTTGGCGCAAGTAGTTGAACGTCGTCGCACGACCGCCGACAGACGTCGCGAGATACCGTCCGTCGCCGCCCGTGGGGATGAACCAGAACACTTTCATTTCTATCTCTCCTTAATGGCTTGTATTCGGGTTGATTTACTCTGAGAGTACCACGAATTCCGAAAACGTTCTACCTCCTCTCCCCCCGCTCATACCCTAAAAGGTACTCTACACATCGGACAAGGGAGGGCTTGCCTGTGGCGTTGCCGATTCGAGAGTCGGGGATTTTGAGCATGGCGGATTTGGTGGCGCGGATTCTGGGCTTGTTGTTTCTCTCGCGGTTTTTGACAGAGATGGGCTTGGGCGCGAGTGCGTCGTTTCGAATACTACTGCCGTTGATCGGCGTGGCGGCGAGTTTCGGGAGCATCGGGGTGCCGCAAGCGTTGACGAGGCTGTTTGCCGGGGGTCATGGAAATTGGCGAACCGCTTGGTGGAGCACCGTCGCGGCGGCGGGCGTGTCGGTCGCGGGACTTGGCGCTCTCGCTTGGGTCGCCGTTTGGCAAAGCGGGCACAACGTCGAGGGCATCGTGCGCGTGACGATCGCCGCCGTTCCGCTGTTGGTGCTGACTTGTGTGAACGGCAGTCTGCGCGGAATTCTGTTTGGACTGGGCCGGACGATGGCGCCGGCGTTGGCGCAAGTTTTGGAGATCGGCACGCGACTTTGGGTGCTCACCTACATCTGGCCTCTATTAAAAAGCGACCTGCCCACCTCCGGTGCGCAAGTCGGTCTCTATGTGCTGACCACGGGCGAAGTGGCGGCGATGGTGTTTTTGGGGCTGGCGTTGTGGACAGCGGCACGCCGCGCGAGGGGTCGGGTCGCTTTTTTGCAAGAGGCGTCACCCTATCGCCTGCGTTCCGTGTTGCGCATGGCGTGTGCTCCGGCGGGACAGGCGTTGTTTGCGAGTTTGGGGTATGCGATGGAATTGCCGCTGGCCGAGGCGTGGATTGCACAGACGCATGGTGTGGAGACGGCAAAGCACTTGATTGCCGATTACTCGGCGGTCGCTCTGCCTCTGCTCTGTGCGCCGATGGTGCTGACGGACGGACTGGCGACGGCGTTGTTGCCTGCAGAATCGGCAGGGCGCGGGAGGACCGAGCGCGAGGAATCCCGTACCCTCGCCGCTCGTCGAGCTTCCCTGCAATTGCGCCGTGTGATTGGGGCAGTCGCCCTCATCGCGGTGCCCGCTACGGCAGCTCTGCTCGTGTTGGCACCCGTTCTCACGCAGACGTTCGGCTCCTCCACCGCCGCAGACTTGCTTGTCAAACTAGCACCTCTCACTCTCCCGCTCTACTTGCAAGCGCCTCTCGCTTCTCTCCTTCAAGCGCACGGACGCAGCCGGTCGCTGCTGTTCGCGGGGATGTTGGGCGACGGAGCACGACTTGGCGCGTTGTACTTCGCGATTCAGAGTTTGCATCTCACACGCGCCGCTCTCCCCTTGGCTTTTGCGGCATCTGTCTGCGTCCAGACGGGACTTTTGTTGCTCGGAGCGATCAAGCTGACCTCCAAACGAACTCGCACACGACTCCCGTGGCGAACGTTGATCCACTCCGCAGGTGCCGCTCTGCCCTTGACGGCCCTGCTCCTGCTCGGCTTGCACGGCCCTCATCCGTTTCTCTGGTGCCTCCCTGCCGTCGCAGCCGCTTTTCTCCATCTACGCTGGGCAGGAGAAGTTCCGCCGTTGCCGCATCTCTTACGTCGTTTTACAGAAAAAGAACACCCCTGAGCTCCGGCTCAGGGGTGTTCCTTTTTTCCACATCCTACATGGCAGCTTGCTTCGTTACCTCTCGATGAGACCGCCAGCGCAAATACGCGAGGCAGGCCACCGTCACCAGCACCGGCACGAGGAGATATCCCTGTGCGAACGGCGCGACGCCCAGACAGAACAGCGCCGACAGCATCGACGTCCACCGCCCGACTTTGTCGTTCCACAGCAGTTTCACACAGGCAAACGTCGTGATGATGTACACGAGGATGCCGAGCGTCACCGGCACGAGGATCAGTTTGTCGACGGACAGGTCGAACACGTAGCAGATCAACAGCGTCACCGTATTGGTCACGAACAAAAACCACACGGCGCGGTTCGGGACATCCCGGCCGCTTTTTTTCTCAAACCAGCGCGGAAACACGCCATCGCGGGCGAGTGCAAACGCCAACCGCGACGACGATGCGAGATAGACGTTGACCGTGCCGAGGCAGACGATGCACGTGATGACCGCCGTTACAACTCCGGCCCCGACGCCGAGCGCTTGGCTCATCAGCACGGCAAGCGGTGCGCTCGATTCGCTTCCATCTCCCGACGTGCCCGTTCCGATCGTGACAAACGCAAGCAGCGTGTACACCGCTCCGACCAACACGACCGAAACCCACGTCGCTTTCATGACATCGCGATGAGGATTCTTGAATTCCGGCACCAAGTGCGTGATCGATTCCCAGCCGAAAAACGCCCAGAAAATCAACACGCAAGCAGAGCCCACTCCCGACAACCCATGCGGCGCAAACGGTGTAAAATTCACGCTCTCCACATGCGGCATCGAGAAGAGAATCGTCGAGACCAGCAGGAGCAACACCACGCCGCTGAGCAAAAGCGACAGGTTGCCGCTCATCTTCATCCCGATCAGCGCCGTCACGAGCGCCACGACCAGAAAGGAAAACGCAAACCCGTACATCGCGTCACGCCCCAGATGAAACGCCGACGTGATGTAACTTGATCCGGTCACACCGACGACCGCTTCGCCCACCGAGACCCAGACCATGAAGTACCAGCCGACGATGGCACCCATCGTGCGGCCGAATGCGTTTTTCACAATGACGGAAATTCCGCCGAGGTCTTGGTAGCGCAACGCAAGTCGAGCAAACGTGTACGCCAGCGGAAAACTGAGCAGGGACAACAACAACCAGGACACCACGGCGGCGGGTCCTGCGGCATGAACCGTGTAGCTTGGCAAGATCAAAATGCCCGACCCGAGCACCGCTCCCATGTAGAGGGCGATGCCTTGGGCGAACGTGATCGTGGGACGAGGAGAGGAACTCAAATTTCTACTCCTGTACCAGTTCGCTTTGGAGGTACGCCGTGATCAAGCGCACCGAATTGTCGAGTGCGTCCTTGTGGCAACGCTCGTTGGCGTGAGAAGCGTCGATGCCCGGCCCGATTAGGCCGTGCTTGACGTCAACACCTGCACGCAGGGCTGCCGAAGCGTCAGAGCCGTAGTGCGGGTAGAGGTCCACTTGGTAGTAGATGTCGTTTTTCTTCGCGAGTTCCACGAGGTGTTTGCGCAGAGCGTAATGGTACGGGCCGGAAGAGTCTTTCGCACAGATCGAGACACAGTATTCGTCGGTGGTTTGACCGCGACCAATCGCGCCCATGTCGATGGCGAGCATCTCGACCGTCTCCGGGGTGATGTTCGAGTTCGCGCCGTAGCCGATCTCTTCGTTGTTGGACACGAGGAAATGCGTGGTGTACGGCAGTTCTTCCCCTGCTTCGCGAATCGCTTTGATCGCACCGAACATGCAAGCGACCGACGCTTTGTCATCGAGGTGGCGGGTTTTGATGAAGCCGGTCGGAGTGACTTCACAACGCGGAGCAAACGAAACGAAATCGCCGACGTCGATGCCGAGTTTTTTGACATCGTCCGCGTTTTTCACAACGGCGTCGAGGCGGACTTCCATCGTGTCTTGGCTGCGCTCGATGGAACCTGCGTCCTTGTAGACGTGAACCGACGCGTTCGTGGAGAGGATCGTACCGGTGAAGATGTCGCCGGCAGACGTTTCGATTTCGCAGTATTCGCCTTCGATGGAGTTGAACGTAAAGCCGCCGATCAGCGAGAGTTTCAGACGGCCGTTGCCTTTGACTTCCTTTACCATCGCGCCGAGGGTGTCGACGTGCGCCGTCAGGGTACGGTGGATGGAGTTGTTCTTGCCGGGCACGGTCATGAGCAACGCGCCTTTGTTGTTGCGCTTGTGGGAGATGCCCAATTTGGACGCTTCCTCCTCGACGAAGCGGATGACGCGCTCCGTGTTCCCAGACGGACTCGGGATGTTGACGAGGTTTACGAGCAGGTCGAGCACATAGTCGACATTGGCTTTTACGGTCATGAGAGCAGCACTCCTCTTGGTATGTATCTTCTCAGATTCTACCATAAAAAAAGCCCCCCCGGCGCATGTCGGGGAGGCTTTTTCTCATCTCAGGGACCGCTGGAAACGTTGTCGATCTGCCAAGGTCCGTCCTGGTTCTCTTGCACGACGGTGAAGAACATCGCGTTGGGACCGCCGTCCACTTCGTAGGTTTTCATCGCGGCGTACCGTCGATTTTTGACCAAATACCCGGCGGTGACGTCCACCTGACCCGGCGTGTTGTCTTCGCGGAATTTGACGGTGTATTTCACGCCCGTCTGAATCTGCGGCCCGTAGTAGTTGTCGGTCACAATCGGCGTCGGAGTGCCGCGGTCCACACCGTTGGTCTGCAAGTAGAACTGGTACGACAAACTGAGCAACGAGGACATCGTGGCACGGTCTTGTCGGTCGTTGGCTTGGAGGTACTTGGTAATCACTTGATCCGGCGTCCACTTCACCCTGTCGCTCGTGTACGATTCCAACTTCTCCGCTTTCGTCCACTCGCCCCATGTCTGCTTCGTGATCTCGCCGAACAGTTTGTTGTCCAGCGAAGCCATCGCACTTCCGCCAAGCGACCGCATCCAAGCGCCGACCAACCGCTTCCCGGAGAACACCCCAATCACTTCGCTGTCTTGGTAGCCCTCGATCCGACCTCCTGCGAACGTCTCTTTCAACGGGAGGATGTACACGGTGACCGACTGTCCCAGATACGGCGTCAAATCATAGCCGATCTGCTTTGAGAGCACGTTGGCGTAGTCATAGTACAACCCGAACGGCGGAGTCCCCGGCACCGGTTGGAACGAAGCCGGCAGATCGGTGGTGACAATCGTCGGACCGGTCGAACTCAACGAGTAGTGATACTGGCCCAGCAAGTCTTGTATCTGTTGCACAGGCTCTTTCAATTGCGTGACCGTCTGCGGCGGCTGTTTCTGGTTCGGTTGCGTGACGACATCGCTCTGGCTCTTGCCCGAGCCGAACAACGCCGGGACTTGGGTCGCCGCCAACACCACACAGGCCGCGACCGCTCCGGCCGACAACCACTTGGTGTAGCGACGGCGTTTGTGTGAAGTAATCACCGCTTCAATCTCGGCAGGTGAGGGCAGCAACGAACGAGTCGGCCGAGGAATCGCCACCCCTTCGACCGCAATCCCCAACTCGGCGAGCGACGCTTGTTCGGAGCGGCAGCGGGCACAGCTTTGCAGATGCTCTTGCACCTCCGGCGTGATCTCGCCACACCACATCAACTCTTGGATTTCTTTGCAGTTCACAACGCTTCACCTCCCGTCGGACTTAATTGTTCGCGCAGTCGGTCCCGCAAACGGAACAACCGCGTCTTGACCGTCGCTTCCTTCATCTCCAACATCTGCGCCACTTCCTTGACGGACAGGTCCTGCTCAAAACGCAGGATAAAAATCTGCCGGTCCAACTCAGGCAAGTCCTTCAACAGCTTCTGCACCGACAATTTCAACGACAACGTCCCTTCAAAACCTTCGGACGTTGAGGACGACTCTTGAATCTCCACGAGCGAGACGTTTTTTTTCTTGCGCACGGCATCGCGCTGCGTGTTGAGACAGATGCGATACACCCACGATTGAAACGCACAATCACCGCGATAGGAATGCAGATTGCGACAAACTTTCAACAGCGAGTCTTGCGCGAGGTCTTCCGCATCTTGTCGGTGCCCCGTCAGGTGGTAACTCACCCGATAGACGAACGGTTCGAGTTCCCGCAGAAACTCCGTCATCGCCTCGGCACTCTGCAAGGCGCGCTGAATCTGGTGCTCCATCTGCTCACCCCCTTCTCCACGTACTCTCTTACCACGTAAGACGCACAATTTCGACGTCAGGATTCAACATTTCGAAAAAAAAAAGCACCAAACCGTCACCCGGTCTGATGCTTTCTCGCTTATGATTCGTTGGCTCGCTGTGCTTCCGGCGAACTCTGCATCTCCAGCGGTGTCGGCAAGTCTGTCTCGCCCGGAGTCGGCATGATGTCGAGGTCGTCCTCGTCCAAATCCTCCGGCTCCTCCGCCATCGACTGGTCCACGTCGCTGTCTTCCCAATGAAGTTTCAACGTCAGCGAGTGGTCACGGCCTTCCTTTTTGTAGTCCTGTCGTACAAACACCACGTTGGCGAGCGGAATCGGAATGGCGTCCAGCGTGACGATGCTCTCCGCGTCGATTTGGTTCGCCCAATGGCGCAACAGGTCGGCCACCTCACGCGTAGACATCACTTCGCGGCGCTTGATTTTGATCTCCGAACTTCTCATCGGGCATCCCTCCCTCTCGTTAGTCTACCCGAACCAAGCCGGCTGTAGAATTACGAGTACGGCAGTTGAATCGTAAACGTACTGCCTTCGCCGATTGTCGACGTCACGTGAATCGTGCCGTTGTGACCCTCGATGATGCGGTGCGAAACGGCGAGTCCAAGGCCCGTGCCGTTCTGCTTGCGGGTGTAGAACGGCTCGAAGACGCGCTCGATGGTTTCTTTGTCCATCCCGACGCCGGTGTCTCTGAAGTGGACGGCGACGTGCGAGATGCAATTCTGCATCTCCAACTCCAAACGTCCGCCCTCGCTCATCGCATCGATGGCGTTGTTGGTCAAGTTCAAGAACACCTGCAACATCTGGTCGCGATCCAACGCCACACGTCCGCTCAAATGCTCCGCTTTGATCACCGAGAGCTCGACGTTCTGCATGATCGCTTGCGGTTGAATCAACGCCGCAAGATCGTCGATCAGATTCGGCAGCGAGTCGATCTTCAATTTCGGTGCGCTCGGTTTGGCGATCATCAGGAAATCGGTGATGATCTCGTTGGCGCGGTCGATCTCCGGGATGACGACTTCCTTCAGTTGGCGAATCTTCGGGTCGGGCGAATCGCTTGGCAACAGTTGCAAGAAGCCTTTCGCCGTCGTCAACGGGTTGCGAATCTCATGCGCAATCCCCGCGGCAAACTTGCCCAGCACGGAGAACTTCTCCGCTCGGCGCACTTGCTCTTCCAGGAACAAACGGTCTGTCAAATCCTCGAATATCCCGATGGCGCCGAGAATTTCGCCGTCCTCGCCCATCAGCGAACGCGTCGAGGTCTTCAAGATGCGCTCCACTCCGTCGGACGACGAAATCGTCTGTTGAATGTCTGTAAAATGACTCCCCGTACGCAACGTCTCATGCAACAGACTGAGATGATCGTCCATCTGCAACTTCTCCAAGAACAGCGAACCTTTGTGGTTGACCATCTCATTGCGCGAGATGCCAAACAACTGCTCGGCGCGCGAGTTGAACGTGGTGATGATGTTGTCCTTGTCGAGAATGACCAAGCCTTCGGTCATCGCGTTGAAGATAAACTCCGTCTGCGCTTGCAAGATGCGGTAGTATTCCAACTCCCGCACGATCGGATAGCCGATCAGAATCGAACCGCGTCCGTCGGAGAGCGGGATCAGCTCTTGCGTAATCCAGATCTTTTTCCCCGAACGGGAGTAGCCTGGGAACGGCAACAAATTGTCGAAGTGACGGCCGATGATGTCGTCCTCGTCCACTTCCATCAATTCGAGCGCCGTGTGGTTGGCATACGTAAGCAAACCGTTCTCGTCGTAGGTCAAGATCGAGTTCGGAATGGAGTCGAGGACGATCTCCAAGTTCTGCAGATGCGTCTCTTCCATTTTGCGTTCGCGGTTGATCACATAACGTTCCAACAATTCGGAGTGGTTCACTTCGAGCAATTTCATCGAAGCGTCCATGATCTCAAACGGATCGCCCGCGTCCTCCGACAAGCGGGAGACTTCGCGGATGACGATAAACAAAATCCGGCGCGTGCCTTCCAAAATCTCGCGGATCTGCTGAAGAGAGGCTCCGTGATCGCCAAGCACGTCTCCAAGCTCCACAAATTCCGGGTGGACCACCACACCGACTCCCTCTAATAGACAATCCATCAACCAGTGCGTAAATTCACGTATCGGAGCGGCCAATAATTTGGTCTGCGCAAATGTCTCTGTGTTCGCTGCGCAATCAATAATCTCTTCCAACTGGTCGCGTACAAATGAGTTCAACTCGATGTGGCTCACGATCCCACCAACCTTGTTTTGTATAAGTCGTCCCTACTCCTTCTCCTTCACAATTCGTCATATGGGTGCATTTTCCTCCTTGATCATTAAAATTAATACTTACTTTCGACCCACCAAAAAAAGACCCACGGCACTTGGCCTGTGGGTCTTTTTTCTCTACTTCGCGAACGTCTGGGCCAATTGGATCAGCGTTCGGGTGGAGAACGCCGTGCCGCCGGTAACGGTGTAGCCCTTGGTGGAGTTTGCACGAGACATGTTCGCCATGTCGATGTGGCAGAACGGAACGTCGTCTGCAAACGCCGCGATGAACACCCCGCCGGCAATCGCGCCTGCGTTGCGACCGGAGTAGTTGATGTAGTCCGCGACTTTGGAGTCGATCAAGTCTTGGTACTCTTCGAAGTTCGGCAGCGTCCAGAGCTTTTCGCCGACTTCTGCGCCCGCCAGACGCACTTGCTCGACGAACGCGTCGTCGTTGCCGTACAGCGAAGCCGATACATAGCCGAGTGCCGAAACGACAGCCCCCGTAAGCGTTGCCGTATCCACAATCGCCGTTGCGCCGAGATGTTTCGCATAAGCAACGCCGTCCGCGAGAACGAGACGCCCTTCGCAGTCGGTGTCGATCATTTCGACCGTCTTGCCGTTGAACGCCACCGCCACATCGCCCGGTTTGAACGCACGACCGGAGATCATGTTCTCCGCGAGGCAGAGGATGCCGATGACGTTGACTTTCAATTTCTTGCGTGCGATCGCTTGCATCGCAAACAGCACGCAGGCGGCACCGCCCATGTCGGTATGCATGTTCGGCATGCCGGCTTCCGGTTTAATGATGTACCCGCCCGTGTCGAACGTTACGCCTTTGCCGACCATGCCGAGAGTTTCTTGGCTGTCCGGTGCGCCAACGTATTTCAAAACGACGAGGCGCGGCGGAATGTCAGACCCAACCCCGACGGCGTGCAAGAGGTTCAGACCTTGCTCCTTGAGTTGGTTTTCGTCGAGAATTTCGACGGTCAAGCCTTCCGCTTCGCCGACTGCCTTGGCTTTGTCCCCAAAAATCACCGGGTCGAGCAGGTTCGCCGGCATGTTCACGTAGTCGCGGGCCACATTGACCGCCTCTGCGTGAATTTGTGCAGCTTCAACGACAGACGCGATGTCGCCGTTGGAGAGCACGAGCAATTCGGAGAAGCGCTTGTCTTCCTCCGGCTTCGATTTGTGAGCCGAATAGACATAGCGACCCATCAACAGACCTTCCACCGTCGCCAGCGCGAATTCATCGGTGAACGGAGCCACCGCCACGGTGCGGCCCTTGAGCGAGCGAGCGGCGCTGCCGGCGGCCTCTCGCACTTTTTCCGCATCGAGTTTGTCCGATTCGCCCAAGCCGACGAGGAACAGATGCGTCGCTTGCAGACGTCCGGACGTGCGGATGTGCGCGACCGAGCCGTTCTTGCCGGACAATTCGCGGTCTGCAAACATCGCTTTCAACTCGCCGCCAAGCTCCGTATCCAGTTCGAGCAGTTCCGGCGAGAGTGCATCGCTTTTCGTGTAGAACACAAGCAGGGAGTCGGCTGTAACCGCTTCCAAGCTCGTAAAAGTATGTACGTGTACGTTCATAAAAAAGTTCCTCCTTGGTGCTAGTCCTTCTCAGTATACAATACCCATCGGGTTTTTACGATTCATCCCGGTCCGTCTTCATGCTATACTGAGAAAAATAACAAAGAGAGCCGAGCATTCGGCTCTCTCTTGTTTTTTTTCAAAAAGGCAGTCATACACTAGCCGTAGGAGGTGAGCGACATGGATCAGAATCCTTACAAGACAGACGGCAAGGAAGCGTGGCAAGCGTTTGGGCTGGTTTCCGCAATCGGGGTTGATCTGGCGTCGTGTGTGGTCGCCGGGGTCTTTCTGGGCAAATGGTTGGATGGATTGTGGGGTACAACTCCGTGGATGTTGTTGCTGGGGATCTTGCTCGGTCTCACCGGCGGCGTCTTGGGTGTGGTGAAATTGCTTCAGAAGTACGGCCCGGAAGCCCGCTCCAAAAAGCAGTAAGCAGGGGATGGGGTTAGGTTTCTTTGTTGAAGCGGTTGTTTTTCAAGATCTCGTCGACTTTCTGGACCTCTTCTGCAAACGACCGCAGCCGCTCCGAAGCTTCTGCTTCGAGATCGGTCAGC
It encodes:
- a CDS encoding AtpZ/AtpI family protein, giving the protein MDQNPYKTDGKEAWQAFGLVSAIGVDLASCVVAGVFLGKWLDGLWGTTPWMLLLGILLGLTGGVLGVVKLLQKYGPEARSKKQ
- a CDS encoding leucyl aminopeptidase, with product MNVHVHTFTSLEAVTADSLLVFYTKSDALSPELLELDTELGGELKAMFADRELSGKNGSVAHIRTSGRLQATHLFLVGLGESDKLDAEKVREAAGSAARSLKGRTVAVAPFTDEFALATVEGLLMGRYVYSAHKSKPEEDKRFSELLVLSNGDIASVVEAAQIHAEAVNVARDYVNMPANLLDPVIFGDKAKAVGEAEGLTVEILDENQLKEQGLNLLHAVGVGSDIPPRLVVLKYVGAPDSQETLGMVGKGVTFDTGGYIIKPEAGMPNMHTDMGGAACVLFAMQAIARKKLKVNVIGILCLAENMISGRAFKPGDVAVAFNGKTVEMIDTDCEGRLVLADGVAYAKHLGATAIVDTATLTGAVVSALGYVSASLYGNDDAFVEQVRLAGAEVGEKLWTLPNFEEYQDLIDSKVADYINYSGRNAGAIAGGVFIAAFADDVPFCHIDMANMSRANSTKGYTVTGGTAFSTRTLIQLAQTFAK